From a single Aspergillus puulaauensis MK2 DNA, chromosome 2, nearly complete sequence genomic region:
- a CDS encoding class I SAM-dependent methyltransferase (COG:H;~EggNog:ENOG410PGQ2;~InterPro:IPR029063,IPR013216;~PFAM:PF01209,PF13649,PF13489,PF08241,PF08242, PF02353,PF07021,PF13847;~go_function: GO:0008168 - methyltransferase activity [Evidence IEA]), protein METQLASHRSGRSSSSSVDVVATEKQKLASVQLSQENPNGLPDLRNSASPKRWKTFWNSFRYLQHLTPKQVDDFMASYVIYNLDWSDEQEMVRVLGANYQDKIGDCLQAYYGVLNHLCALGDVEKMYIPPFMSARASVLENQLLYEESIAQDIGLQSGHRVLDLGCGRGRVAAHMAQYSGARVTGLNIDPNQVAQARQFNEEMGFGKTNEFVVQDFNALPLPFDDGSFDAFYQIQALSLCKDLGALFREIYRVTKPGARISLLDWVSLPGYDGANEEHAELMRRVKPLIGAVGTPTPEILETALMEAGFTVLRSDNASVGDLQAPLIDKVDLYFRSMRQVILGLVKTHVLPKHFKTLINRLCLDGQAFVKMDKMRLITTSYRIIAQKPN, encoded by the coding sequence ATGGAAACCCAGCTCGCATCGCACCGCTCCGGGCGcagctcctcgagctccgtcgacgtcgtcgcGACCGAAAAGCAAAAGCTCGCCTCAGTGCAACTATCGCAAGAAAACCCCAACGGGCTGCCCGACCTGCGCAACTCAGCATCCCCCAAGCGCTGGAAAACATTCTGGAACTCCTTCCGGTACCTGCAGCACCTCACGCCCAAACAGGTCGACGACTTCATGGCCTCGTACGTCATCTACAACCTCGACTGGTCGGACGAGCAGGAGATGGTGCGCGTCCTGGGCGCCAACTACCAGGACAAAATCGGCGACTGTCTGCAGGCCTACTACGGCGTGCTGAACCACCTGTGCGCGCTCGGCGATGTCGAGAAAATGTATATCCCGCCGTTCATGAGCGCGCGCGCCTCCGTGCTCGAGAACCAGCTGCTGTACGAGGAGTCGATTGCGCAGGACATCGGGCTGCAGAGCGGACACCGCGTGTTGGATCTGGGCTGCGGGCGCGGGCGCGTCGCGGCGCATATGGCGCAGTATTCCGGCGCGAGAGTCACAGGCCTGAATATCGATCCGAACCAGGTGGCGCAGGCGCGGCAGTTCAATGAGGAGATGGGGTTCGGCAAGACGAATGAGTTTGTCGTGCAGGACTTTAAtgcgctgccgctgccgttTGACGATGGGAGCTTCGACGCCTTCTACCAGATCCAGGCGCTGAGTCTGTGCAAGGATCTCGGGGCGCTGTTTCGCGAGATCTACCGGGTGACCAAACCGGGGGCCAGGATCTCGCTGCTCGACTGGGTCAGTCTGCCTGGGTATGACGGCGCGAATGAAGAGCATGCCGAGCTGATGCGGCGCGTCAAGCCGTTGATTGGGGCTGTGGGCACACCTACGCCGGAGATTCTGGAGACGGCGCTCATGGAGGCTGGGTTCACGGTGCTGCGATCGGACAATGCCAGCGTGGGCGACTTGCAGGCGCCGCTGATTGACAAGGTGGACTTGTACTTCCGGTCGATGCGCCAGGTGATTCTGGGGCTGGTCAAGACGCACGTCCTGCCCAAGCACTTCAAGACGCTGATCAACCGGCTGTGTCTGGACGGGCAGGCGTTTGTCAAGATGGACAAGATGCGTCTGATCACGACGAGTTATCGCATTATTGCGCAGAAGCCGAACTAG
- a CDS encoding uncharacterized protein (COG:S;~EggNog:ENOG410Q2IU), translating into MRKAIAAATTTLKITQGSDIDGDRPTWAPTEWMVLESALTGGLEGAPEKRPLTWTDFHHADTLFGRVIIRSHYIPGRGVADGRVEPLVEPFTKVDKEDAGSILREAVVMTPEIAGSGAEEEIDKAFIHDFVRSVDSGWTAEQVRVSKLSQRTNTYAPRDRCGQ; encoded by the coding sequence ATGAGGAAGGCGATAGCCGCGGCAACCACTACATTGAAGATCACGCAGGGCTCGGATATAGACGGCGATAGGCCGACCTGGGCCCCGACCGAATGGATGGTGCTAGAGTCCGCACTAACTGGAGGACTGGAAGGGGCGCCAGAGAAACGCCCGTTAACTTGGACTGACTTCCATCATGCCGACACCCTCTTCGGCCGTGTCATCATTCGCAGTCACTACATTCCCGGACGGGGGGTTGCGGATGGCCGAGTCGAACCTCTTGTTGAACCTTTCACGAAGGTGGACAAAGAAGACGCTGGATCTATATTGAGGGAGGCAGTCGTGATGACACCGGAAATTGCAGGTTCGGGTGCAGAAGAGGAGATCGACAAAGCTTTCATTCACGATTTCGTCCGTAGCGTGGACTCTGGGTGGACAGCGGAGCAGGTACGCGTATCAAAGCTTTCTCAGCGAACGAATACTTATGCACCGAGGGATAGATGTGGGCAGTAG
- a CDS encoding phosphate transporter (COG:P;~EggNog:ENOG410PM5S;~InterPro:IPR005829,IPR005828,IPR020846,IPR036259;~PFAM:PF07690;~TransMembrane:12 (i41-73o85-103i115-133o145-166i178-202o222-241i376-396o429-451i463-482o488-511i523-542o562-582i);~go_component: GO:0016021 - integral component of membrane [Evidence IEA];~go_function: GO:0022857 - transmembrane transporter activity [Evidence IEA];~go_process: GO:0055085 - transmembrane transport [Evidence IEA]) — MSKFRSRLYKTDRARDFEHEQDRHVRTRQIYETIDRQSFQWVVVLVAGVGFFLDGYTLFASNIALPMIAYVYWHDETSSYRSTCINIATLGGTLLGQVLFGYLADRNGRKKMYGVELALLITSTLGVAMSSNGEHGSMSVFAWLIWWRIIVGIGVGADYPLSAVITSEFAPTRHRARMMAAVFFMQPLGQIAGNLVSLVVVVVSKRQGFDDITRTVDIMWRWVVGIGVVPGVIATLFRFFIPESPRFLLEIEDDPVQAEFDATTLFSDPASPDIDDNLNNPFNSINLIAPWNEIALPSPALSASQQPPGTTTSVALTLRSIDEHSHSNSAASFRSNSHAQFIQPATLNSHWRLTHQDIIQYFWTEGNWRTLAATSLSWLLLDFGFYGIGLSSPQFLAKTWSSLNLSGPAPPWMTDDTGSTDIYTMFQDTSTHCLIILNTGSFIGGLSLLTVIHKLDRVALQKYGFLALAAHFIALGTMFITVHKEGPVAVVLYIIGQILFNFGPNATTYIIPAESFPTRYRATCHGISAGAGKLGSILIQVFSAYYKFGTGPGDDQTIRHGWMLIVFSACMVIGAAVTHFWIPPTQRGSDGRGKFWAGKPETLETLGFGRRGWKSRFAGVRR, encoded by the exons ATGAGTAAATTCCGCTCGAGGCTGTACAAAACCGACCGCGCCAGGGACTTTGAGCATGAGCAG GACCGCCATGTCCGCACCCGCCAGATCTACGAGACCATCGACCGCCAGTCGTTCCAGTGGGTTGTTGTGCTGGTCGCCGGCGtcggcttcttcctcgacggATACACA CTCTTCGCAAGCAACATCGCCCTGCCCATGATTGCCTACGTCTACTGGCACGACGAGACCTCCTCGTACCGCTCGACCTGCATCAACATCGCTACTCTCGGAGGCACGCTGCTCGGCCAGGTGCTGTTCGGGTACCTGGCGGACCGCAATGGGCGCAAGAAGATGTACGGCGTggagctggcgctgctgatCACGTCGACGCTGGGCGTGGCCATGTCGTCGAATGGCGAGCATGGCAGTATGAGTGTCTTTGCGTGGCTGATTTGGTGGAGGATTATTGTGGGCATTGGCGTTGGGGCGGACTATCCGCTGAGTGCTGTCATTACATCTGA ATTCGCTCCCACTCGCCACCGGGCCCGCATGATGgccgccgtcttcttcatgcAGCCCCTCGGCCAGATTGCAGGCAACCTGGTCTCgctggtcgtcgtcgtcgtcagcaAGAGACAGGGCTTCGACGACATCACCCGCACCGTCGACATTATGTGGCGCTGGGTCGTGGGCATCGGCGTCGTCCCTGGCGTGATCGCAACCCTGTTCCGGTTCTTCATCCCCGAGAGTCCTCGCTTCCTGCTCGAGATCGAGGACGACCCCGTCCAGGCCGAGTTCGATGCCACCACGCTCTTCAGCGACCCGGCCTCCCCCGACATTGacgacaacctcaacaaccctttcaacagcatcaacctCATCGCCCCCTGGAACGAAATCGCCCTGCCCTCGCCCGCCCTCTCTGCCTCGCAGCAGCCCCccggcaccaccacctctGTCGCCCTGACCCTGCGCTCCATCGACGAACACTCGCACTCCAATTCCGCCGCTTCATTCCGCTCCAACTCCCACGCCCAGTTCATCCAGCCCGCAACCCTCAACTCCCACTGGCGCCTCACCCACCAAGACATCATCCAGTACTTCTGGACAGAGGGCAACTGGCGCACCCTCGCCGCCACCTCCCTCTCCTGGCTCCTCCTCGACTTCGGCTTCTACGGCATCGGcctctcctctccgcaaTTCCTCGCAAAGACCTGGTCCTCCCTGAACCTCTCCGGCCCCGCCCCGCCCTGGATGACAGACGACACCGGCAGCACAGACATCTACACCATGTTCCAGGACACCTCCACCCACTGCCTCATCATCCTGAACACAGGCTCCTTCATCGGCggcctctccctcctcaccgTAATCCACAAACTCGACCGCGTCGCCCTCCAGAAATacggcttcctcgccctcgccgcccacttcatcgccctcggcACCATGTTCATCACAGTCCACAAAGAGGGACCCGTCGCTGTCGTCCTCTACATCATCGGCCAGATCCTATTCAACTTCGGCCCCAACGCAACAACATACATAATCCCCGCCGAAAGTTTCCCAACTCGGTACCGCGCCACCTGCCACGGCATCAGCGCGGGCGCCGGCAAACTCGGCTCCATCCTGATCCAGGTTTTCTCGGCGTACTATAAATTCGGCACGGGGCCCGGCGATGACCAGACGATTCGCCATGGCTGGATGTTGATTGTGTTTAGTGCTTGCATGGTGATTGGGGCGGCGGTTACGCATTTTTGGATCCCGCCGACCCAGAGGGGGAGCGATGGGAGGGGGAAGTTTTGGGCGGGGAAGCCTGAGACGCTGGAGACGTTGGGGTTTGGCAGGAGGGGGTGGAAGAGTCGGTTTGCGGGCGTGCGGAGGtga
- a CDS encoding uncharacterized protein (COG:Q;~EggNog:ENOG410PMU0;~InterPro:IPR036291,IPR002347,IPR020904;~PFAM:PF00106,PF13561;~go_function: GO:0016491 - oxidoreductase activity [Evidence IEA];~go_process: GO:0055114 - oxidation-reduction process [Evidence IEA]): MSTMARPGFLPREGLYIDPIVVGLRKSILHPLFTLPCLHVVGRFSSLARYESLVQIAAAASVILWLNDWLSTKSRNNWVIDDTWDWKEELVVVTGGSGGIGAGVARRLAALGSRVVVLDIIPLTFKPDNKRILYHKCDLSDEKEIAAVCEKIRAEIGDPTVLVNNAGLSRGRTVVESTYNDNSITLKTNLLAPFLLSKEFLPAMIQRNHGHIFNVASMSAYIPPPGLADYAASKAGLIAFHECLMQEFRAQNAPKVRASLAVLSFTKTPLFKGETNQPRFFMPLLHVDTVVDAVVDTLTSGLSQTVFLPGIFSYFAGLRGMPDWVQDLVRGGTKSLKVDFKGRQVIDPQTGRLV; this comes from the exons ATGAGCACGATGGCCAGACCAGGATTCCTCCCCCGTGAAGGCCTCTACATCGATCCAATAGTAGTAGGCCTGCGAAAGTCGATCCTCCATCCGCTCTTCACATTACCGTGTCTACACGTGGTCGGAAGATTCAGCTCCCTCGCGCGATACGAGAGCCTTGTCCAAATCGCCGCGGCAGCCAGTGTCATCCTGTGGCTCAACGATTGGCTAAGTACCAAAAGTCGGAACAATTGGGTTATAGACGATACATGGGACTGGAAGGAAGAGCTGGTCGTGGTGACTGGGGGGAGCGGTGGTATTGGGGCGGGAGTTGCTCGCCGTCTTGCTGCCCTGGGTTCACGCGTTGTCGTGTTAGATATCATCCCTTTGACATTCAAGCCTG ACAATAAACGAATCCTGTACCACAAATGCGACCTGAGCGATGAGAAAGAGATCGCAGCTGTTTGCGAGAAGATCAGAGCAGAGATTGGCGATCCAACTGTCCTAG TCAACAATGCTGGTCTATCGCGCGGACGGACCGTAGTCGAGAGTACCTACAACGACAACAGCATAACCCTGAAAACGAACCTGCTGGCACCATTTCTCCTATCGAAAGAATTCCTCCCTGCCATGATCCAGCGAAATCACGGACATATCTTCAATGTCGCTTCGATGAGTGCTTATATCCCACCGCCAGGGCTGGCTGATTACGCGGCGTCGAAAGCTGGGTTGATTGCGTTTCACGAG TGCCTTATGCAAGAGTTCCGAGCCCAGAATGCCCCCAAGGTCCGCGCGTCTCTTGCTGTGCTGAGCTTTACGAAAACGCCGCTGTTCAAAGGCGAGACGAACCAGCCCCGGTTCTTCATGCCTCTTTTACATGTCGACACTGTTGTGGATGCCGTTGTGGATACACTCACCAGCGGCCTCAGCCAAACAGTGTTTCTCCCAGGgatatttagttattttgCTGGCTTG CGAGGAATGCCGGATTGGGTTCAGGATCTTGTTCGCGGTGGCACGAAGTCTTTGAAAGTGGATTTTAAAGGGCGACAGGTGATTGATCCACAGACTGGGAGGCTTGTGTAA
- a CDS encoding uncharacterized protein (COG:S;~EggNog:ENOG410Q1N2) — MNPFPLQEADDWPLPSRRESTVSSSTHSSGSLSFVSSPPFSPSLSPSTFSTPGSRPREGSVNDEVARLPLSPAVTVSFVRSNRLFKLRYSFINIRKDFTGALKCLELGGGIGQQNAFLHSFITTRLPVPHLEHPKIGTEPSLRISFLDEQTVQTGATVFATQISYTFEDWNDCLQFQELILASKLAFIAGIAEAKSKGRGEECISQNLRILRGNSGKLVMIFFANSQRKERKRYVSIPLSCIESVTPGKNPRRPVVLQLQPNFDHLAQMKTLQIQFLDSDDQKAFVEFLAENSR; from the exons ATGAATCCGTTCCCTCTCCAAGAGGCGGACGACTGGCCCCTCCCCAGTCGACGAGAGAGCACTGTGTCTTCCTCAACGCACTCGTCTGGCTCTCTCAGCTTCGTCTCCTCGCCCCCTTTCTCGCCCTCCCTGAGCCCGTCCACCTTTTCCACGCCCGGTTCGCGACCGCGGGAGGGCTCCGTCAACGATGAGGTCGCCCGCCTACCCCTCAGTCCGGCAGTGACAGT GTCGTTTGTCCGGAGCAATCGGCTGTTCAAGCTGCGGTACTCGttcatcaacatccgcaaGGACTTTACGGGGGCGCTGAAGTGTCTCGAGCTGGGCGGCGGCATTGGGCAACAGAATGCCTTTCTACACAGct TTATAACAACGCGCCTCCCCGTCCCCCACCTCGAACACCCCAAAATCGGCACCGAACCGTCCCTGcgcatctccttcctcgacGAACAGACCGTCCAGACAGGGGCGACCGTCTTCGCAACGCAGATCTCGTACACCTTCGAAGACTGGAACGACTGCCTGCAGTTCCAAGAACTCATCCTGGCCTCCAAACTGGCCTTCATCGCGGGCATCGCAGAGGCAAAGTCCAAAGGCCGGGGCGAGGAATGCATCAGCCAGAACCTGCGCATCCTGCGTGGGAATAGTGGCAAGCTGGTGATGATCTTCTTTGCGAATTCGCAGCGCAAGGAGCGCAAGCGCTATGTGTCTATTCCAC TCAGCTGCATTGAAAGCGTCACCCCTGGCAAGAACCCCCGCCGGCCGGTggttctgcagctgcagccaaaCTTCGACCATCTGGCGCAGATGAAGACGCTGCAGATCCAGTTTCTGGATAGCGATG ATCAAAAAGCGTTTGTCGAGTTCCTGGCAGAGAATAGTCGGTGA